Proteins co-encoded in one Astyanax mexicanus isolate ESR-SI-001 chromosome 1, AstMex3_surface, whole genome shotgun sequence genomic window:
- the LOC103022002 gene encoding pancreas/duodenum homeobox protein 1-like, translating into MDSLDVFYSGDYDPHASVPYEREPPACRFSRAAESHALYPDPQYQALHLQHTQPAEYSPCDLPACQHAGGEQDHQLGLGSPEKGPEGEEYPPVTEQSRGGEEGTGHAAFPWMRALRTQACQAPVTGYFCEDSEEHKRSRTAYSRAQLLELEKEFLFNRYISRPRRYELATSLNLTERHIKIWFQNRRMKWKKEEAKKRGSKESKECKEHHVDCTSTT; encoded by the exons ATGGACTCTCTGGATGTGTTCTACAGTGGAGACTACGACCCGCACGCTTCAGTTCCCTACGAGCGCGAGCCGCCCGCGTGTCGCTTCTCTCGCGCTGCTGAGTCGCACGCGCTGTATCCCGACCCCCAGTACCAAGCGCTCCACCTCCAGCACACACAGCCTGCCGAGTACTCACCCTGCGACCTGCCGGCCTGCCAGCACGCGGGAGGAGAGCAGGACCACCAGCTCGGCTTGGGGTCTCCTGAGAAAGGACCAGAGGGTGAAGAGTATCCGCCGGTAACCGAGCAGAGCCGGGGAGGGGAGGAGGGAACAGGACACGCAGCCTTTCCATGGATGAGAGCGCTGAGAACACAGGCCTGCCAAGCACCTGTTACAG GTTACTTCTGTGAAGACTCGGAGGAGCATAAGCGCAGCCGGACAGCATATAGCAGAGcgcagctgctggagctggaaaaGGAGTTCCTCTTCAACAGGTACATCTCCAGACCGCGCAGGTATGAACTGGCCACCAGTCTCAATCTCACCGAGCGCCACATCAAGATCTGGTTCCAGAACAGAAGGATGAAGTGGAAAAAAGAGGAGGCGAAGAAGCGTGGAAGTAAAGAAAGTAAAGAGTGCAAAGAGCACCATGTGGACTGCACCAGCACCACATGA